From Electrophorus electricus isolate fEleEle1 chromosome 8, fEleEle1.pri, whole genome shotgun sequence, the proteins below share one genomic window:
- the syt11a gene encoding synaptotagmin-11a, giving the protein MAEKTNLRPTYEVSPVLAGFLGAGVLVVMVTVAIFLWTCCQRHYRQMTGSFKLTSGPYDPPTNPPYRFIHLLKGISIYPETLNNSKKIIRVGRRSALGAWSYCSNKASTLLVDTDPESGAQLQMNHLVPPDAPPRLERALPVRADYCCLERSSSSSSETASKTPTPFGPTFLPLGVLSLVVDYNFPKKALVVTVVGASGLPAVDEQTSSSDPYVKMTILPEKKHRVKTRVLRRTLEPAFDETFTFYGVPFSSLPELTLHFLVLSFDRFARDDVIGEAMVPLAGVDPSTGKVNITQDITKRNIQCESRGELLVSLSYQPATHRLNVVVLKAKHLPTMDITSLPGNPYVKVNVFYGRKRMAKKKTHVKKCTLNPTFNESFIYDVPTELMPDISVEFLVIDFDRTTKNEVIGRVVLGGQSPIPSGVTHWREVCDNPRRQIAKWHNLSDY; this is encoded by the exons aggtctctCCTGTCTTGGCGGGATTCCTTGGTGCAGGGGttctggttgtcatggtgaccgTAGCCATCTTCCTCTGGACTTGCTGTCAGCGTCACTATCGTCAAATGACAGGCAGCTTCAAGCTGACGAGCGGGCCCTATGACCCGCCCACCAATCCGCCCTACAGGTTCATTCACCTGCTGAAGGGCATTAGCATCTACCCCGAGACCCTAAACAACAGCAAGAAGATCATTCGTGTAGGCCGTCGCTCCGCCCTAGGGGCATGGTCCTACTGCTCCAACAAGGCCAGCACTCTATTGGTGGACACCGACCCCGAGAGTGGTGCCCAGCTTCAGATGAACCATCTTGTTCCCCCAGACGCTCCTCCCAGGCTGGAGAGGGCGCTGCCTGTGCGAGCGGATTATTGCTGCCTGGAGAGGAGCTCGAGCAGCAGCAGTGAGACGGCCAGTAAGACGCCCACCCCGTTTGGGCCCACCTTTCTCCCCCTGGGCGTGCTCAGCCTTGTGGTTGACTACAACTTCCCCAAGAAGGCGCTGGTGGTGACCGTCGTGGGTGCGAGCGGCCTGCCAGCCGTGGATGAGCAGACAAGCAGCTCTGACCCCTATGTGAAGATGACCATCCTGCCGGAGAAGAAGCACCGCGTGAAGACCCGCGTGCTGCGCAGGACGTTGGAGCCTGCATTCGACGAGACGTTCACATTCTATGGTGTGCCCTTCAGCTCACTGCCGGAGCTCACACTCCACTTCCTGGTGTTGAGCTTCGACCGGTTTGCGCGGGACGACGTGATCGGTGAGGCAATGGTGCCGCTCGCTGGTGTGGACCCAAGCACAGGCAAGGTGAACATTACCCAGGACATCACCAAGAGGAACATACAG TGTGAAAGTCGCGGGGAACTGCTGGTGTCTCTCTCCTACCAGCCTGCCACTCACAGGCTGAATGTGGTAGTGCTCAAAGCCAAACACCTGCCCACGATGGATATCACCAGCCTACCTGgca ACCCGTACGTGAAGGTGAACGTGTTCTATGGACGCAAGCGCATGGCCAAGAAGAAGACCCACGTGAAGAAGTGCACACTCAATCCCACCTTTAATGAGTCCTTCATCTACGATGTGCCCACCGAGCTCATGCCCGACATCTCAGTGGAGTTCCTGGTCATCGACTTCGACCGCACCACCAAGAACGAGGTGATTGGCCGAGTGGTGCTGGGAGGGCAGAGCCCCATTCCCTCGGGCGTCACCCACTGGAGGGAAGTATGCGACAACCCACGGCGCCAGATTGCCAAGTGGCACAATCTGTCTGACTactag
- the rit1 gene encoding GTP-binding protein Rit1, with amino-acid sequence MESSRVTGGLSREYKLVMLGEGGVGKSAIIMQFISHRFPEDHDPTIEDAYKTQIRIDDKPANLDILDTAGQAEFTAMRDQYMRAGEGFIISYSITDRRSFQEARHFKQLIQRVRRTADTPVVLVGNKSDLVHLRQVSVEEGKELAREFQCPFFETSAALRYYIDEVFAALVRQIRQREAELGQGTERKSRHGHSLWRRLTALFLRKQHSES; translated from the exons ATGGAGTCCTCGCGGGTCACTGGCGGTCTTTCCCGCGAATATAAGCTAGTGATGctgggagagggaggagtcGGCAAGAGCG cCATTATCATGCAGTTTATCAGTCACCGGTTCCCTGAAGACCACGACCCTACCATAG AGGATGCGTATAAGACGCAGATCCGCATAGACGATAAGCCAGCGAATCTGGACATCttggacacagcaggacag gcagaGTTCACTGCCATGCGGGACCAGTACATGCGGGCAGGGGAGGGTTTCATCATCTCATACTCCATCACGGACCGCCGCAGCTTCCAGGAGGCGCGACACTTCAAACAGCTGATCCAACGCGTCCGCCGCACTGCCGACACACCCGTGGTGCTTGTCGGAAACAAGTCAGACCTGGTGCACCTCAGACAG GTGTCAGTGGAGGAGGGAAAAGAACTGGCGCGAGAGTTCCAGTGCCCGTTTTTCGAAACGTCAGCAGCGCTCCGTTACTACATTGATGAGGTGTTCGCCGCGCTTGTGCGCCAGATCCGCCAGCGGGAGGCCGAGCTGGGGCAGGGCACCGAGAGGAAGAGCCGCCATGGCCACTCCTTGTGGCGCCGCCTGACAGCGCTGTTCCTCAGAAAGCAGCACTCGGAGAGCTGA
- the pex11b gene encoding peroxisomal membrane protein 11B yields the protein MESWVRFSAQSQAKERVFRAAQYACVLLGHALRKGGARAELLTTVQQLEAHVSLARKLMRLGNSAESLEAAKRAVHLSDCVLRLCITVAHLNRALYFACDNVLWVGKTGLLPHIDQNKWSQRSFRYYLFALILNLTRDAYEIRLLMERESRNSLAKGSLSSPSALSPGLDNSYSSSDSPSSPPDLVPFPALPLRMVRLRRQLHLLVTVLRYNPPLLLDLLKNLCDVFIPLDRLGLCSTGPGFVGACGLSSSILSILTILYPWLKLKP from the exons ATGGAGTCGTGGGTGCGATTCAGCGCGCAAAGTCAAGCCAAAGAGCGAGTTTTCAG GGCCGCACAATACGCGTGCGTGCTGCTCGGACACGCGCTGCGGAAGGGGGGCGCGCGCGCCGAGCTGCTGACTACAGTCCAGCAGCTGGAAGCTCACGTGAGCCTCGCCAGGAAGC tgaTGCGGTTGGGGAATTCTGCAGAGTCACTGGAAGCAGCTAAGCGGGCTGTGCACCTGTCCGACTGCGTGCTGAGACTCTGCATCACTGTGGCCCATTTAAACCGAGCTTTGTACTTCGCCTGTGACAACGTGCTGTGGGTGGGGAAAACTGGCCTCCTGCCTCATATTGACCAGAACAAATGGAGCCAGCGATCTTTCAG ATATTACCTTTTCGCACTCATCCTTAACCTCACCCGGGATGCGTATGAGATCCGGCtgctgatggagagagagtctCGTAACTCTCTAGCAAAAGGCTCCCTGTCCAGCCCATCAGCCCTCTCTCCAGGCCTGGACAACAGCTACTCTTCCTCTGACTCCCCATCCTCCCCGCCGGACCTGGTTCCATTCCCTGCGCTCCCCTTGCGGATGGTCCGGCTGCGGCGACAGCTACACCTGCTGGTGACCGTGCTCCGCTACAACCCGCCTCTGCTTCTGGACCTGCTGAAGAACCTTTGTGATGTGTTCATCCCCCTGGACAGGCTGGGGCTGTGCTCCACGGGGCCAGGCTTCGTAGGGGCCTGTGGCCTCAGTTCCTCTatcctctccatcctcaccatCCTCTACCCTTGGCTCAAGCTCAAACCATGA